In one window of Oryza sativa Japonica Group chromosome 9, ASM3414082v1 DNA:
- the PHT4;4 gene encoding probable anion transporter 4, chloroplastic, with amino-acid sequence MAMGAVLSSRTFASPLSSSGKQHPPQNNKCTCSSPPTRDKFSRLTTRTTIFQVSNYSRSTSMERFQLSARFHQPVVDSSTNYLTRWFYNANLKRRRIECFLTSDPINTGWLKPRRWDNFTSLDTACVQPDYKIPVRTRADCKAEQYEITGSPLSPSDVPAEAVLIGDTNEISPWWQQFPKRWTVVLLCFFSFLLCNMDRVNMSIAILPMSSEFGWSPATVGLIQSSFFWGYLLTQILGGIWADRFGGKVVLGFGVVWWSIATVLTPLAAKIGLPFLLVMRAFMGIGEGVAMPAMNNILSKWVPVSERSRSLALVYSGMYLGSVTGLAFSPLLISRFGWPSVFYAFGSLGSVWFALWQRKAHSSPSEDPELSKAEKRYILGGSTLKEPVTSIPWKLILSKPPVWALIVSHFCHNWGTFILLTWMPTYYNQVLKFNLTESGLLCVLPWLTMAIFANIGGWIADTLVGRGVSITNVRKIMQSIGFLGPALFLTLLSKVRTPAMAVLCMACSQGSDAFSQSGLYSNHQDIGPRYAGVLLGLSNTAGVLAGVFGTAATGYILQKGSWDSVFQVAVVLYIVGTVVWNVFSTGEKVLE; translated from the exons ATGGCTATGGGGGCCGTGCTCTCCAGCAGAACCTTCGCCTCTCCACTCTCCTCCTCAG GAAAGCAGCATCCACCACAAAACAACAAGTGCACCTGTTCCTCACCTCCCACCCGAGATAAATTCAGTCGACTCACTACTAGGACCACCATTTTCCAAGTCTCTAACTATTCCAGGAGCACTTCAATGGAAAGATTTCAACTTTCTGCCCGATTCCACCAGCCTGTGGTTGACTCTTCTACAAACTACCTCACCAGGTGGTTTTACAATGCAAACCTCAAGAGGCGGCGGATTGAATGCTTTCTCACTTCGGATCCAATAAACACTGGTTGGCTAAAACCAAGAAGATGGGACAACTTCACTAGTTTGGACACTGCTTGTGTCCAGCCAGACTACAAAATTCCGGTCAGAACACGCGCCGACTGTAAAGCCGAGCAGTATGAGATAACGGGATCACCGTTGAGCCCTTCTGATGTTCCCGCCGAGGCAGTTCTCATTGGAGATACAAATGAGATTTCTCCCTGGTGGCAGCAGTTCCCTAAGCGATGGACAGTCGTTCTCTTGTGCTTCTTTTCCTTCCTTCTGTGCAACATGGACCGT GTTAATATGAGTATCGCGATCCTTCCAATGTCATCAGAATTCGGCTGGAGTCCAGCAACTGTAGGCCTAATCCAGTCCTCCTTCTTTTGGGGTTACCTTCTTACTCAG ATCCTTGGAGGTATATGGGCCGACAGGTTTGGTGGTAAGGTGGTGCTAGGATTTGGGGTTGTCTGGTGGTCAATTGCGACAGTTCTTACACCCCTTGCTGCAAAGATTGGACTTCCTTTCCTACTTGTCATGCGGGCTTTCATGGGGATAGGAGAG GGTGTTGCCATGCCAGCCATGAACAACATACTCTCCAAATGGGTTCCAGTTTCAGAGAGAAGCAGATCTCTTGCATTAGTGTACAGTGGAATGTACCTTGGTTCAGTGACTGGCCTAGCCTTTTCACCTCTCTTGATCAGCAGATTCGGTTGGCCATCTGTTTTTTACGCATTCGGGTCCCTTGGAAGCGTCTGGTTTGCACTTTGGCAAAGAAAA GCACACAGCTCCCCGAGTGAAGATCCCGAACTAAGCAAAGCCGAAAAGAGGTACATTCTAGGTGGAAGCACCTTGAAGGAGCCCGTCACCTCCATACCTTGGAAGCTAATTCTATCAAAGCCTCCAGTATGGGCTCTAATAGTATCACATTTTTGCCATAATTGGGGAACCTTCATTCTTCTAACATGGATGCCTACATACTACAACCAG GTTCTTAAGTTCAATCTTACTGAATCTGGGCTTTTGTGTGTCTTGCCGTGGCTGACAATGGCTATATTTGCGAATATTGGTGGCTGGATTGCTGACACTCTTGTTGGGAGGGGGGTTTCCATAACGAATGTTCGTAAG ATCATGCAATCGATTGGTTTCCTTGGACCAGCCCTCTTCTTGACACTGCTGAGCAAAGTCCGAACTCCAGCCATGGCTGTATTGTGTATGGCATGCAGTCAG GGGAGTGATGCCTTTTCACAGTCTGGGCTATATTCGAATCACCAGGACATAGGCCCACGTTATGCA GGTGTACTTCTTGGACTGTCAAACACTGCTGGCGTGCTTGCAGGAGTTTTTGGTACTGCTGCCACTGGCTACATTCTTCAGAAAG GTTCTTGGGATAGTGTGTTTCAGGTGGCTGTGGTATTGTACATAGTAGGGACAGTGGTGTGGAATGTCTTCTCAACTGGAGAGAAAGTTCTTGAATGA
- the LOC4347911 gene encoding uncharacterized protein → MPNVRSSPVADLPGWPLFSPPKLQLQKCTKCPREFCSSINYRRHTRVHRRTLQIEKDFLKNRDNIAAFWDKLTLDQAKTILSLADVDIEGVTGPSILAALSTWMCKPGYASLPLPYARAGNQLLDLIETTASRLPVSSNELFSMLDEASENTFLSTNPTACIQKFIFNGEADKVAPELKNAVACTSYMLEQTLVEAWSADKAAEALRCQKLLVEEEEAAQKRQAELIERKRMKKLRQKEQRLKDLKDEDVTDRFPGSVDGTTDSSGILSLKEATSDPGLYEQEDTQLPTPVASEDNSSFADLPVEHDIHDPGHEVNPSVTLNQQVFSRHRVGRTENFAQNSFASGGSAIGSKHPASVRHSHYRGANAGAVSNRNKTWTWKVRTEIEEHSPKDELNIDDGQEIVLNKKSRVLIGSISVAIEDGSECLEDNQYSKEYPTPASQLNIGNHPVTKVMQPFNHGEEGNGYNAHNDVEVSITPTAQDHSSSGVMTDGNNCSSCCNAGLAEGGGLRGAIFSSKEAAAFLSQRWKEAINADHVKLVLCPEG, encoded by the exons ATGCCCAACGTTAGGTCCTCCCCTGTCGCAGATCTTCCTGGATGGCCATTGTTTTCGCCTCCTAAGCTTCAGTTGCAAAAGTGTACCAAGTGTCCCAGGGAATTTTGCTCCTCAATCAACTACAGGCGCCATACCCGTGTTCACCGCCGAACTCTCCAAATTGAAAAG GATTTCCTGAAGAACAGAGACAATATTGCTGCATTCTGGGACAAA CTTACGTTGGATCAGGCCAAAACAATTTTGTCCTTGGCAGATGTGGATATAGAG GGTGTCACTGGTCCTTCCATTTTAGCAGCACTGTCCACATGGATGTGTAAGCCGGGGTATGCTTCATTACCGCTGCCATATGCCAGAGCTGGCAATCAACTTCTG GACCTAATTGAAACAACAGCTTCAAGGTTACCTGTATCATCGAATGAACTATTTAGCATGCTTGACGAAGCAAGTGAGAATACGTTTCTCTCTACTAACCCAACCGCCTGTATACAAAAGTTTATATTTAACGGGGAGGCTGACAAAGTTGCACCTGAGTTGAAAAATGCTGTTGCATGCACTAGTTATATGCTTGAACAAACACTG GTCGAAGCATGGTCTGCTGATAAGGCTGCTGAAGCATTAAGATGCCAGAAGTTGCtcgtggaggaagaggaagctgcTCAGAAAAG GCAAGCTGAACTGATAGAAAGGAAACGGATGAAGAAACTGAGGCAGAAAGAACAGAGATTGAAAGACTTGAAGGATGAGGATGTCACAGACCGTTTTCCTGGATCTGTGGATGGGACAACAGATTCTTCTGGAATACTAAGTCTGAAGGAAGCCACTTCGGATCCTGGCCTTTATGAGCAAGAAGATACACAGTTGCCAACGCCAGTGGCTTCGGAAGATAATAGTAGTTTTGCTGACCTACCTGTAGAACATGACATTCATGATCCAGGCCATGAAGTGAATCCAAGTGTTACTTTGAATCAACAAGTCTTTTCAAGACATCGTGTAGGAAGAACAGAAAACTTTGCCCAAAATAGCTTTGCCTCTGGTGGTTCTGCAATTGGTTCAAAGCATCCAGCTTCAGTAAGGCATTCACATTACAGGGGTGCAAATGCCGGTGCAGTGTCAAATAGAAACAAAACATGGACATGGAAAGTGCGAACTGAGATTGAAGAGCACAGCCCAAAAGATGAGTTGAATATAGATGATGGGCAAGAGATTGTTCTGAACAAGAAGTCTCGTGTATTAATAGGATCCATAAGTGTTGCCATTGAAGACGGCAGCGAATGCTTGGAGGATAACCAATATTCCAAGGAATACCCGACTCCTGCTTCTCAATTGAATATTGGCAACCATCCTGTAACGAAGGTGATGCAGCCATTTAACCatggagaagagggaaacggatACAATGCTCATAATGATGTTGAAGTTAGTATTACTCCAACAGCACAGGATCATTCTTCATCCGGCGTTATGACAGATGGAAACAATTGTTCAAGCTGCTGCAATGCAGGGTTGGCAGAGGGTGGAGGCTTACGAGGCGCCATCTTTTCCAGTAAAGAAGCAGCTGCCTTCCTTTCTCAAA GATGGAAGGAAGCAATAAACGCAGATCATGTGAAGCTTGTCCTGTGCCCTGAAGGCTGA
- the LOC4347912 gene encoding short-chain dehydrogenase TIC 32, chloroplastic, whose protein sequence is MMSSWLFRRSGPSGFSWASTADQVTAGLSAAGLTAIVTGASSGIGAETARVLAIRGAHVVMAVRNLAAAQPVRDAILADAPAASLDLMELDLASMDSVRAFASDFAAKGLPLNILINNAGVMATPFSLSKDGIELQFATNHVGHFLLTHLLLETMKKTSRESNVEGRIVNVSSEGHRFAYREGIRFAKINDESEYNSIGAYGQSKLANILHANELARRFKDEGVNITANSLHPGSIITNLLRHHSILDVLHRTLGKLVLKNAQQGAATTCYVALHPQVKGVSGKYFSDSNVNEASEKGNDMELAKRLWEYSIELIT, encoded by the exons atgaTGTCTTCTTGGTTGTTCCGGCGGAGTGGGCCCTCGGGCTTCTCGTGGGCCTCCACCGCCGACCAAGTCACCGCCgggctctccgccgccggcctcacCGCCATCGTCACCGGCGCCTCCAGCGGCATCGGCGCCGagacggctcgcgtcctcgccaTCCGCGGGGCACACGTCGTCATGGCCGTCcgcaacctcgccgccgcgcagccCGTGCGCGACGCCATCCTCGCCGACGCCCCTGCCGCCTCCCTCGACCTCATGGAGCTCGACCTCGCCTCCATGGACTCCGTCCGCGCCTTCGCCTCCGACTTCGCCGCCAAGGGCCTCCCCCTCAATATCCTCAT CAACAATGCAGGGGTGATGGCaactcctttctctctctcaaagGATGGTATCGAGTTGCAATTTGCCACTAACCATGTTG GTCATTTTCTTTTGACTCATCTTCTCTTGGAGACAATGAAAAAGACCTCTCGTGAATCAAATGTGGAAGGAAGAATCGTTAATGTTTCATCAGAGGGGCACAGGTTTGCATATCGGGAAGGCATCCGCTTTGCCAAGATAAATGACGAGTCGGA GTACAACTCCATTGGAGCATATGGGCAGTCAAAGCTTGCAAACATTTTGCATGCGAATGAACTTGCTAGGAGATTTAAG GATGAGGGTGTCAACATAACTGCAAATTCTCTTCATCCTGGATCTATCATCACGAACCTTCTTCGTCACCACAGTATCCTAGATG TTCTCCATCGGACACTTGGTAAATTGGTGCTTAAAAATGCTCAGCAG GGGGCGGCCACCACTTGTTATGTTGCATTGCACCCACAGGTGAAGGGTGTGTCCGGGAAGTACTTCAGTGACAGCAATGTGAACGAGGCGAGTGAGAAAGGCAATGACATGGAGCTGGCCAAGAGGCTGTGGGAGTACAGCATCGAGCTCATCACCTGA